The genomic DNA TGCGCAGCGGCAGACCGAGTTCGCGGGCGGCGCGGGTTTTGTTACCCGAGTGCTCGCGCAGGCAATCGATCAACAGACCACGCTCGATCTGCTCCATCCGCTCACGCAGGTTGATACGACCGCGCTCGGAGGGGGGGTCGATGTGCAGCGAAAAATGCTCGATGAGCAGTTCGCCGCTCTCGCACAGGAGCACAGCCCTTTCCACGACGCTCTTGAGTTCACGGACGTTTCCCGGGAAGCCGTAGGCAGACAGGTGATCGAGCGCCGCGTCTGACCAGCGCACCGGATCACGCTGCAGAAGCGTGCAAGCCTTGTCGGCAAAATGCCGCGCCAGCTCAATGATGTCGCCTTCGCGCTGACGCAGCGCCGGTAACTGGATCGGGAACTGTGCGAGGCGGTAATAAAGGTCTTCGCGGAACTTGCCCTCCTCCATCAACTGTTTAAGGTCGCGATGAGTGGCGGCAACGATGCGTACGTCGACGTGGTGAGTGTCGTTGGAGCCCAACGGACGAATTTCGCCCTCCTGCAACACTCGCAGCAACTTGGCTTGCAGGGACATCGGCATGTCGCCAATTTCATCGAGCAACAGCGTGCCGCCGTTGGCCGCGTCGAATAGTCCGGCACGGTCTCGGTCGGCACCGGTGAACGCGCCCCTGCGATAGCCGAACAGCTCACTCTCCAGCAAATTCTCGGGAACCGCGGCACAGTTCTGCACGATAAATGCCTTGGATCGACGCGGGCCGTTGTCATGGAGAGCCCGGGCCACCACCTCCTTGCCGGTACCGGTCTCGCCCCGCAGCAAGACGGTATAGGGGCTGTGCAGTACCTTACTGATCAATGAGCAGGTCTTGCGCATGGCCATGCTCTTGCCGATCAGGCCGTAGCTGATGCCGCTCGGCAGGCTTGAGGTAACAGAGGCCTCGGCCGGACGGCGCAGACGCTGCAGCTGATGCAGCTGGCCAAGCACGAAGGCCCCGAGATACCCCAGGGATTCAGCGGCTCCATGCAAGTCGAGATGCTGAACACTGGCACACAACAACAGGCCTGCGACGCTCCCTCCCGGGTCGATCAAAGGTACACAAAGTAGCGATTGCCAGGGCGTGGCCCGGGCAGGCAGGAAGCGGGTTTCGTGCACGCTGTCGCTCAACGCGCCAAGGCACACCACACGGTTCTGGCACAGGGAAAACTGCAGCAATTGCTCAGTGTGGTAATCGGAGGACAGGCTTTGCGGGTCACGAAACTGCAACTGGCCGTCCAGGCATTCGGTGTTCAGTTCCAGGCGGGTACCGGTGGCATCGAGCAAATACAACTGCACCAGTTCACAGCCGCTGAGCCGTGCCACTCCCTGAATGAAATGCCCTACCAACTCCGCACCGTCCGCCAAACGTGAAAGGCTGGAGAACTGCGCCAAGAGCGCTTCGGCATAGTCCAGCGGCTGCGAGAGCTTATTGAACATGGCGCTCATCTCAGGAGAACTCACACGACACGCTGGCATCGCCGTTGAGCACCGCGTGTACATGCCGCAGCGGTTCGCCACCGGCCATGGCCGCGAGCAACCGGTCGGCAACCAGCGGCGTGACATGCCGGTCGAGCAGTTGGTCAATCAGCCGCGCGCCACGGTCATTGCGACTGCAGCGCTCGACCAGGTGGCTCACCAAATGCTCGCAGTAACTGAAGCCCAATTGACGACGGTGCAGCCGCTCGCCCAGGCGCTTGAGTTTGATTTCCACCAGTTCACGCAGCACGGGCCCGCTGACCGGGTAATACGGCACCACACACATGCGGGCCAGCAGCGCTGACTTGAAATGGTCGATAAGGATCGGGCGAATGGATTCCTCAAGGCGTTCGGCACTCGGTTGTGCGCCGTTTTCGCACAGCTCGTCAATACGCTCACTGCCCAGGTTCGATGTCATCAGAATCAGGGTGTTGCGAAAATCGATCTCCCGCCCTTCCCCATCATTGGCAAGGCCTTTGTCGAAGATCTGGTAGAACAGGTTCAACACATCCGGGTCGGCTTTTTCGACCTCATCGAGCAACACCACGCTATAGGGCTTTTGCCGCACGGCTTCGGTGAGCATGCCGCCTTCGCCAAAACCGACGTAACCCGGCGGCGCTCCGATCAGTCGGGAAACGGTATGTTTCTCCTGGAACTCGGCCATGTTGATCGTGGTGATGAACCGCTCACCGCCATAAAGCAGGTCGGCCAGGGCATGTGCCGTTTCGGTCTTGCCGACACCACTGGGGCCCACCAACAGAAATACGCCCATCGGAGCATCGGGTTTGTTCAGGCCTGCGGCGCCAGCGCGTAACGCGCGATCAAGCGCCTGCACGGCCGGTTCCTGGCCGCGAATGCGAGCACGCAGGTCTGTGGCAAAACTGGCGATTTTCAAGTTGTGCTCGCGCGCCAGTTGCGCCAGCGGTACACCGGTCCAGGCGTTGATCACTTCGGCGACCAGTCGCGGGCAAACTTCAAAGCTGACCAGGTGTTCATGGGTTTGCGCGGCCACCAGCGTGCCGTGTGTTTCATCCACCGCCGCCGCCAGGGCTTCGATACTGAGGGCTTGGTCCACTGCGCTTTCCCGTGCCCCGGCCAATTGCTGCCGCAGCGACAGCAAACGTTCCGCGAGGATACGTTGCTCGGTCCATTGGATTTCCAACGTTTGGCGCTCGTCTTCAATGGCCGCCAGACGCACCTCCAGCGCCTCCAACGCTTGAAGATCAATTGATAGGCCCGCCTCTGCATCGCGCCGCAGCGCCCGGCGTTGGCGCTCGCCTTCGGCCCATTCGCCGCGCAATCGCTCCAGACTTTGCGGGGCAGCGGCCAGGCTGATGCGCACGCGAGCGCAGGCGGTATCGAGCACATCGACGGCCTTGTCCGGCAACTGACGACCGGCCAGATAGCGAGCCGACAATTGCGCTGCCGCGACCACCGCGTCATCGCGCAGGTAAATGCCATGACTGTTTTCGTAGACCCGGGCCAGGCCACGCAGGATGGTCACCGCCTCGCTGACGGTCGGCTCGTGCAATTGCACCGGTTGGAAACGACGGGCCAGGGCTGGGTCTTTTTCAAAATATTTTTTGTACTCGGTCCAGGTGGTGGCCGCGATCGTTCGCAGCTCGCCCCGGGCCAAGGCCGGCTTGAGCAGGTTCGCCGCATCGGCGCCCCCGGCGTTGTTGCCTGCGCCGATCAAGGTATGGGCCTCGTCAATGAACAGGATGATGGATGTTGGCGAAGCCTTGACCTCGTCGATCACCCCCTTGAGACGACGCTCGAATTCACCTTTGATGCTGGCACCGGCCTGCAGCAGCCCCATATCCAGCGAAAGCAGTTCAACGCCCTCAAGCGCCGGGGGTACGTCCCCGGCGACGATACGCAACGCCAACCCTTCAACGATGGCGGTCTTGCCCACCCCCGCTTCACCGACCACGATTGGATTGTTTTTGCGACGCCGAACGAGGATATCGATCATCTGCCTGATTTCGCCGTCGCGACAAAGCACCGGGTCGAGTTGGCCTTCGCGGGCCTGTCGGGTCAGGTCATGGGTAAAGCGCGCCAGCAGGGAGCCGTCCGGCGGGGTGGGCAGGCCGGCAACCGGTTGAGCCTGTTGCGACAAGGCGAACGCTTTCAGCCGATCAATGCTCAGCCGGTTAAGCAGCGCCAGATAAGCACTCCCGGCGTAGCGAAGGGGGTTGCGCAGCAACGCCAGGAGCAACGCGGCTTGTCCGACTTGGCTACGGCCGAGTTCGAGATTGGCCACCAGCAGCGCATCCTGTAACCACTGCACCAGTTCCGGGGCGAATACCGGGTTGCGCGAAGCGCTGTGCCCCATCCGTGATTGCAGGGCCGCGCTCAGCTCGCCCGCACTGACCTGGGCATCCTGCAAGGAAAGCGCCAGCAGACCTTGGGGACGTTCCAACAAGCCCAGTATCAAGTCTTCCACCAGGACCTTGTCTGCGCCACGGGCCACGCATTGCTCGGCAGAGCGCTCCAGATCGCGCCTGGTTTCGGCGTCCAACGCCTGGATCAGTTGCTGAAGGTCTACGTTGATCATGTCATCCATTCCTAATGAATTTTGCTGCCAAGGGTCACCACGCCATCGGCGCGCTCGTGTCCCAGCCAACTGGTCCATCCCAGGCGGCAGGTATTCTGTTCACCGATGCACAGCTCACGAATCTCCTGCTGGCGCAGGACCAGGCGAATGTCATATTCAAGGGGATCACGCAGGGTGAATCGCACCAGCGAGCACAACGGCTGGTAACCGTTTCCGATGGGCAGGAATTCGTGGAAACGCTGCCAGTCCAGCTCGCAGATATGGATCCGGAACTTGCCGCTGCGGTCGCGCACCCGTTCGCCGAGCACCAGGTCTTGGCTGAGCAGGTTGTTGGCGCTCCCCAGGCGATTGCGCTGTTCGTCAAGGATGTCCACATGCCGCTCGATGCACTGTTCGAGGTTCAGTTCAGCGTGTTTGAAGTAATAACGCAGTACCGCCTCGATCAGCGCCGCCGAATGGGCACGCAAGCTCAGCAAGCCCAGGTATGGCAGCAGACGTTTCCAGTTCAGTTGGCCGGCCTTGCGAATCTCTTCGCCCCCCAAACCGATCAACGCGTACAACTGCTCGGAAAATGGATCTCGGGCACCACTCTGAAAACTTGCGCAGTAACGGTACTTGCGCCAGATCGGCAACATCAGCCGTTGGAGACGATGGTGAAAGATGTCGAGGAAGTCGCGTGTCGGGTTGTCCTTTTCCTCCCCTAGGGCCTGCTCACCATAGAACGCTGGCAGCGGCGACCCTGCCCCCACCAGCCCGATCAGGTTCAAGCACAGACGCGCCCGCGCCTGGCCGTGTTCTTCGAAAAACTCCACACGATCAATGTCGCTGGCCGCAAACCCCAGACTTGGGTTGGCCTGGAACTCCAACCGGTCGTACAACGCTTCATCATCCAGGCCAGGGTGAGCCTCGCGCAGCCGATCGATGATCAGCAACACAGCCTGGAATAACGAGTACTCGCGTATTTCTCGTGTCAGCACGCTTAGAGAAGCGGCTGTTGGCCCATGCGGGGTGTCCATTGGTACACCTCTCCCTGTGTGCTGTTCACCCGCAGCTCGTGGTACGAATTGAGGCTGGCATACAACGCGAAGAACTCGTTGAGGACCGAGGCGAAGACGAACAGATCGCCCTCGCCGATATAACCTTGCGGGTCGATAGTCAGCTCGGTGCGCAAGCCACGCACCGGCAAGCCTCGGTGCAGGCGGTCGACGTGCTGGTGCCGGATGGACTTGAGCCCCTCCAGCAAACGCTTGCTGACTTTCTCTGCCTGCTCGTCGTGGTAACGCGGAAAATCGTAGCTTTCGAGAATCACCTTGAGCGCATTGACGTCTGCCAGCGACAAGTAGTTGAGCGACATGTTGCTGATCAGCTTCCAGAGGAAGTCGCGGTTGAGTGGCGGCGCGAAGCTTGGCGTGACCGGACCGATGTTGCGGAAACTCAGTGCCTCGGGACTTTTTTCGCCGGGTTGGTCGATGTCACCCGGCTTGAGCTCGCGAGGCAGGTTCCGGTTGGTGCACATCAACTCAATGGACAGGGTTTCATGCGGGTGAGTGTGCCGGACGCCAAAGCCCAGGCAAGTGTCCAGACCGTCGTGCAACAACGAAGGCCGCTGGCGAACGCTGTAGTAGGGGCGGCTGTGGGGTACATCGAAGCTTGAATCGTGCTCGAAAGACTCGAACGGCACATAGGCCTGATAACCCAGGCCTCCGGGACTCCAGCCGGTGACGCTTTCGACCGAAAACACGCCGCAGTGCGCCTGGTCGTAATCGGCCGGCAACAGCAGGTACTCATCCTGTTTGCCGTCCAGGCGGATCGGCTGGGCGTCATGCTTGAACAGATTGACGATCGGCGTGCAGTACAGCTTGATGTTATCCAGCGTCGGGCGCATCCGCTGGATTCCACTTTTACCAATATCGAAGCGCAGCTCCAGGCCACGCGTCTGTTCGATGCTGCCGTGCGGCAGGGCGTTGATCACGTCCAGGCCATCGATGTCGACGAACAGGAACTTGTCCTGGAAAGCGAAATATTCTTGCAGGTAGCGATAGCCGCGAAAGGTATTCAGCGGATACGGAACCAGCGCTTCCTCTTCGGCAAACCCTACCGGCTGGACACGGTCGGCGGGGAGCCTGAACGTCGTTGGGCTGCCATCTGCCGCCCGCAGGGCCTCGCCGGTGCCGTCCAGCGGGATCAGCTCGATACCCTCGAGGTTACGTAACAGGCTGAGATAGAGCATCTGGCTGATGTAGCGCTCGCCGGTCAAGTGCAGACGCAAACGGCTCAGTTGCAGCTCGCCCACATGACCGTCGCAACGCATTTCCAGATGCAGGCTCAACAGCGACCCTTCCCCTTTCACTGAGTAACTCAACCGGGTCAGATCAAGCGCCAGGACGTCGGTGGGGTAACACGTCAGGAAACGACAACGCACCTGTTGGACAGGCTTGCTTTCTACCGGCGTATCGCGCTCGACCCGCAGTGCGGGGCCGGATCGCTGCAGCGGATCGAACTGCAAAATGCCAAAGGCTGGCAATGGCCGCATGTAGTTCGGCCACAATAGCTGCATCAGCGAATGGCTCAGCTCCGGCAACTGGTCATCGAGCTTCTGGCGCAGTCGCCCGGTCAGAAATGCAAACCCCTCCAGTAGCCGCTCTACATCCGGATCCCGTCCGGCCTGTCCCAGGAAGGGAGCCAAGGCCGGGTTACGCTCGGCGAAACGTCGACCCAACTGGCGAAGCGCCGTCAGCTCGCTCTGGTAGTAATGGTTGAACGACATCAATGGCTATCCTTGTCTGACCTTGACCTGACCGCTGCCGTCCAGGCACGCGGAAAAACTGACCTGCCGCTTGATCCCTTCCACATCCAACAACGCATCGATGCGCAAGGAAAGGCGAAGCTGATCGGCGTTACTCGGCACTAAAAAGACACAGACATTGCGCAAGCGTGGTTCGTAGGCCTTGATGAAGGTCTCGATCGCCTTGCGGGCTTGGCTCCCCGCGTCGTGCAGGCTCAAGCGCATGTCATTGAGGTCCGGCAGCCCATAATCCGCGAGTGTCTGCACGCTACCTGCCCGAGTGCTGAGCATCTTGGCCAGATGCGCAGCAACGGATGTGACGGTGCAAACCTCGCGGCTCAACCCCCTGCGCTTTTCAGAATTACCAGCCAGTCGCTCGAAAAGGCTGCCGTAAGTCATGGGTGCTTACGCCTTGTCCAGCTTGCCAACCAACGACAACGTGAAATCGGCGCCCATGTACTTGAAATGAGGCCGAACGTTGAGGCTAACGCGGTACCAGCCCGGTTCACCTTCCACGTCGCTGACGATGATCTTCGCGGCACGTAGCGGACGACGGCCACGGACTTCGGCACTCGGGTTCTCCTGGTCAGCCACGTATTGGCGAATCCAGTTGTTGAGCTCACGCTCCAGGTCCGTACGCTCTTTCCAGGAGCCCAGTTGCTCGCGCTGCAGCACCTTTAAGTAGTGAGCCAGGCGATTGACGATCATCATGTAAGGCAACTGTGTGCCGAGCTTGTAGTTCAGCTCTGCATGCTTGTCCTCGGCGCTGTTACCGAAAAACTTCGATTTCTGCACGGAGCTGGCGGAGAAGAAGGCGGCGTTGTCACTGCCTTTGCGCATGGTCAGGGAGATGAAGCCCTCCTCGGCCAGTTCGTATTCGCGACGATCGGACACCAGGACTTCGGTCGGGATCTTGGTTTCGATTTCGCCCATGCTTTCGAAGTGGTGCAACGGCAGGTCTTCGACCGCCCCACCGCTTTGGGGACCGACGATGTTCGGGCACCAGCGGAATTTGGCGAAGCTGTCGGTCAGCCTCGTGCCGAACGCGTACGCCGTGTTGCCCCACAGGTAGTGCTCGTGGCTGTTGGCAACGGTTTCCTTGTAGACGAACGATTTGACTGGGTTCTCTTGGGGATCGTAGGGGGTGCGCAACAGGAAGCGCGGTACGGTCAGGCCGAAATAGCGGGCGTCTTCCGATTGACGGAAGCTCTGCCACTTGGCGAATTGCGGGCCTTCGAAATGGTCTTTCAGGTCCTTGAGGTCCGGCAGTCCGCAGAAGCTCTCCAAGCCGAAGAATTTCGGACCGGCTGCGGCGATGAATGGCGCATGGGACATGCAGGCGACACTGGACACGTACTGCATCAATTTCACGTCCGGCGAGCTTGGGGACATGAAATAGTTGGCGATGACCGCGCCCACCGGCTGCCCACCGAACTGGCCGTACTCAGCCGTGTAGATGTGCTTGTACAGGCCCGACTGCATGACTTCCGGCGAGTCCTCGAAGTCGTCCAGCAAATCGTCCTTGGACACGTTGAGCATTTCTATCTTGATGTTTTCGCGGAAGTCAGTGCGGTCCACCAGCAACTGCAAGCCGCGCCACGCCGACTCCAACGCCTGGAATTGCGGGTGATGGAGGATTTCGTCCATCTGGCGGCTGAGCTTGGCATCAATTTCGGCGATCATGCGGTCAACCATGGCTTTCTTGACCGGCTCGCCGCTGTTTTGCGGCTTGAGCAGCTCTTCGATGAACGCAGACACACCGCGCCTGGCAATGTCGTAGGCTTCATCGTCCGGGGTCAGGCGGGTCTGGGCGATGATGCTTTCAAGAATGCTGTAGTCCGCGTTGTCCTGGCTCTGCTGCTGTACTGCATGGGTATTCATGTTTCGGCTTCCTTGGCTGAAAGAATCAAGCGCTCTTCGCGGTGGTATCCAGACCCAGCTCATCCAGTACGCGGCGGCGGGAATCGTCATCGGCGAGTACGCCTTCGATGGCTTTACGAAACGCCGGCGCATTGCCCAACGGCCCCTTGAGCGCCACCAACGCGTCGCGCAGCGCCATCAGTTTGCTGAGTTCCGGCACTTGCTCGACCAGGCTCGCCGGGTTGAAGTCTTTCATTGAGTTCAAGCGCAGCTGTACAGGCAGTTCCTCAGCGCCGCTCTCTGCCTGGAGACGATTCGGTACGCTCAGGGTCAGGCTCAGCGCTTGCTTGGCCAACACTTCGTCGAAGGTCATTTTGTCGATGCCAATCGGCTTGCGATCCTCGACCTTGCGTTCATCCCTGCGGTGGGTGTAGTCACCGATCGCCAACAGTTTCAACGGCAGTTCAATGTCTTCCTGAGCACCGCCGGTAGCAGGTTTGAAGGTGACGTTGATGCGTTCCTTGGGGGCGACCGAGCCTTCTTTGGCCATGACTTTCTCCTTACAATTTTGGACCCGGAGGTCTATTCAATAACCCGTTCCAGGTCGAGGTGACACAACCTGCGATGGGTCTCTTCCTTGCACTCACGTACAGAGTGGTTTTGTGGCAACAACTCGCAGCAGCTGTGCAACAAGTGCAGCACCTGCAGCTCCAGGGCAGGCTCCCAGGTGCTCAGGCCTGCGTTTCGTAGCGTCTGATCGAGGGCCTCCAGCTGAACCTTGGTGAGTTCGTATTTCCTGGCGGAGAAGCACAGGCGAGCCAGCGCGAACTGCCAGAGGAATCGCTCGCGTGCCCCATTGGCGCTTTGCATGGCTTGCCTGAGCAACTTAACGGCAGGTTTGAGACCGTCCTTGCGCAGGATCGCCTCGGCCTCCTCCAGCGCCAGCTCCCAAGGCGCCTGGTTGTCGGCGACATCGGCTGTGGGTGCCCCGCCGGGCCTTTGCAGGTGAGGCATGACCTGGGCAGCGATCCAACCCCGTGTGGCCGAATCGGCGAACGGCGTACCGTCATGCCAACGCAATTCGATAATGCCCGGCAGGCGCTGGATGAATAATGCGAAGTGGACTTCCACTTCACGCATGGCCAACTCGGCGTTCAGCCCTTGCAGGCATTCCCAGGCAAGCCTCTGGCCATCGAACCAGAACGGTGCCGTCGCCAGGCTCGCCTCGATCTCCACAAGCAGGTCTGCGTAATCACCCTGCTGGAGACGGTCCTGATAAGCCTTGAGTTTGTCCACCGGCAGGCCACGCAACTGGGTGACCTGCTCAGCGTTGCGCTCGGGCAATACATCGATGGCCAGCCAG from Pseudomonas beijingensis includes the following:
- the tssC gene encoding type VI secretion system contractile sheath large subunit, which codes for MNTHAVQQQSQDNADYSILESIIAQTRLTPDDEAYDIARRGVSAFIEELLKPQNSGEPVKKAMVDRMIAEIDAKLSRQMDEILHHPQFQALESAWRGLQLLVDRTDFRENIKIEMLNVSKDDLLDDFEDSPEVMQSGLYKHIYTAEYGQFGGQPVGAVIANYFMSPSSPDVKLMQYVSSVACMSHAPFIAAAGPKFFGLESFCGLPDLKDLKDHFEGPQFAKWQSFRQSEDARYFGLTVPRFLLRTPYDPQENPVKSFVYKETVANSHEHYLWGNTAYAFGTRLTDSFAKFRWCPNIVGPQSGGAVEDLPLHHFESMGEIETKIPTEVLVSDRREYELAEEGFISLTMRKGSDNAAFFSASSVQKSKFFGNSAEDKHAELNYKLGTQLPYMMIVNRLAHYLKVLQREQLGSWKERTDLERELNNWIRQYVADQENPSAEVRGRRPLRAAKIIVSDVEGEPGWYRVSLNVRPHFKYMGADFTLSLVGKLDKA
- the tssA gene encoding type VI secretion system protein TssA, whose amino-acid sequence is MSYSEKLFAHYLALAKTPVSKESFAGADVRFSNEYEALEREVGKAQSMHESGQVDWLKILEGGEALLRTQSKDLRVAAWLVWALYQRESFQGLLAGLGLLQHLCEHHWLEVHPFKNRTRAASINWLMPRLEQAFGDDIAIKEQLPMFRHLAEQLEGLDAACAVHLGDDAPLLLPLCRRLNTMIQRAIENRPQPGAIGTVVAQVKQVATQLLTPGAPIENEKEAHKALRAQQDGARPLCIWWLKQKATDARALRLNRTLLWLAIDVLPERNAEQVTQLRGLPVDKLKAYQDRLQQGDYADLLVEIEASLATAPFWFDGQRLAWECLQGLNAELAMREVEVHFALFIQRLPGIIELRWHDGTPFADSATRGWIAAQVMPHLQRPGGAPTADVADNQAPWELALEEAEAILRKDGLKPAVKLLRQAMQSANGARERFLWQFALARLCFSARKYELTKVQLEALDQTLRNAGLSTWEPALELQVLHLLHSCCELLPQNHSVRECKEETHRRLCHLDLERVIE
- the tssH gene encoding type VI secretion system ATPase TssH — protein: MINVDLQQLIQALDAETRRDLERSAEQCVARGADKVLVEDLILGLLERPQGLLALSLQDAQVSAGELSAALQSRMGHSASRNPVFAPELVQWLQDALLVANLELGRSQVGQAALLLALLRNPLRYAGSAYLALLNRLSIDRLKAFALSQQAQPVAGLPTPPDGSLLARFTHDLTRQAREGQLDPVLCRDGEIRQMIDILVRRRKNNPIVVGEAGVGKTAIVEGLALRIVAGDVPPALEGVELLSLDMGLLQAGASIKGEFERRLKGVIDEVKASPTSIILFIDEAHTLIGAGNNAGGADAANLLKPALARGELRTIAATTWTEYKKYFEKDPALARRFQPVQLHEPTVSEAVTILRGLARVYENSHGIYLRDDAVVAAAQLSARYLAGRQLPDKAVDVLDTACARVRISLAAAPQSLERLRGEWAEGERQRRALRRDAEAGLSIDLQALEALEVRLAAIEDERQTLEIQWTEQRILAERLLSLRQQLAGARESAVDQALSIEALAAAVDETHGTLVAAQTHEHLVSFEVCPRLVAEVINAWTGVPLAQLAREHNLKIASFATDLRARIRGQEPAVQALDRALRAGAAGLNKPDAPMGVFLLVGPSGVGKTETAHALADLLYGGERFITTINMAEFQEKHTVSRLIGAPPGYVGFGEGGMLTEAVRQKPYSVVLLDEVEKADPDVLNLFYQIFDKGLANDGEGREIDFRNTLILMTSNLGSERIDELCENGAQPSAERLEESIRPILIDHFKSALLARMCVVPYYPVSGPVLRELVEIKLKRLGERLHRRQLGFSYCEHLVSHLVERCSRNDRGARLIDQLLDRHVTPLVADRLLAAMAGGEPLRHVHAVLNGDASVSCEFS
- the tssF gene encoding type VI secretion system baseplate subunit TssF, which produces MSFNHYYQSELTALRQLGRRFAERNPALAPFLGQAGRDPDVERLLEGFAFLTGRLRQKLDDQLPELSHSLMQLLWPNYMRPLPAFGILQFDPLQRSGPALRVERDTPVESKPVQQVRCRFLTCYPTDVLALDLTRLSYSVKGEGSLLSLHLEMRCDGHVGELQLSRLRLHLTGERYISQMLYLSLLRNLEGIELIPLDGTGEALRAADGSPTTFRLPADRVQPVGFAEEEALVPYPLNTFRGYRYLQEYFAFQDKFLFVDIDGLDVINALPHGSIEQTRGLELRFDIGKSGIQRMRPTLDNIKLYCTPIVNLFKHDAQPIRLDGKQDEYLLLPADYDQAHCGVFSVESVTGWSPGGLGYQAYVPFESFEHDSSFDVPHSRPYYSVRQRPSLLHDGLDTCLGFGVRHTHPHETLSIELMCTNRNLPRELKPGDIDQPGEKSPEALSFRNIGPVTPSFAPPLNRDFLWKLISNMSLNYLSLADVNALKVILESYDFPRYHDEQAEKVSKRLLEGLKSIRHQHVDRLHRGLPVRGLRTELTIDPQGYIGEGDLFVFASVLNEFFALYASLNSYHELRVNSTQGEVYQWTPRMGQQPLL
- the tssE gene encoding type VI secretion system baseplate subunit TssE, yielding MTYGSLFERLAGNSEKRRGLSREVCTVTSVAAHLAKMLSTRAGSVQTLADYGLPDLNDMRLSLHDAGSQARKAIETFIKAYEPRLRNVCVFLVPSNADQLRLSLRIDALLDVEGIKRQVSFSACLDGSGQVKVRQG
- a CDS encoding sigma-54 interaction domain-containing protein, translated to MFNKLSQPLDYAEALLAQFSSLSRLADGAELVGHFIQGVARLSGCELVQLYLLDATGTRLELNTECLDGQLQFRDPQSLSSDYHTEQLLQFSLCQNRVVCLGALSDSVHETRFLPARATPWQSLLCVPLIDPGGSVAGLLLCASVQHLDLHGAAESLGYLGAFVLGQLHQLQRLRRPAEASVTSSLPSGISYGLIGKSMAMRKTCSLISKVLHSPYTVLLRGETGTGKEVVARALHDNGPRRSKAFIVQNCAAVPENLLESELFGYRRGAFTGADRDRAGLFDAANGGTLLLDEIGDMPMSLQAKLLRVLQEGEIRPLGSNDTHHVDVRIVAATHRDLKQLMEEGKFREDLYYRLAQFPIQLPALRQREGDIIELARHFADKACTLLQRDPVRWSDAALDHLSAYGFPGNVRELKSVVERAVLLCESGELLIEHFSLHIDPPSERGRINLRERMEQIERGLLIDCLREHSGNKTRAARELGLPLRTLIYRLARLNVQRGDFNG
- the tssG gene encoding type VI secretion system baseplate subunit TssG translates to MDTPHGPTAASLSVLTREIREYSLFQAVLLIIDRLREAHPGLDDEALYDRLEFQANPSLGFAASDIDRVEFFEEHGQARARLCLNLIGLVGAGSPLPAFYGEQALGEEKDNPTRDFLDIFHHRLQRLMLPIWRKYRYCASFQSGARDPFSEQLYALIGLGGEEIRKAGQLNWKRLLPYLGLLSLRAHSAALIEAVLRYYFKHAELNLEQCIERHVDILDEQRNRLGSANNLLSQDLVLGERVRDRSGKFRIHICELDWQRFHEFLPIGNGYQPLCSLVRFTLRDPLEYDIRLVLRQQEIRELCIGEQNTCRLGWTSWLGHERADGVVTLGSKIH
- the tssB gene encoding type VI secretion system contractile sheath small subunit; this translates as MAKEGSVAPKERINVTFKPATGGAQEDIELPLKLLAIGDYTHRRDERKVEDRKPIGIDKMTFDEVLAKQALSLTLSVPNRLQAESGAEELPVQLRLNSMKDFNPASLVEQVPELSKLMALRDALVALKGPLGNAPAFRKAIEGVLADDDSRRRVLDELGLDTTAKSA